One part of the Marichromatium purpuratum 984 genome encodes these proteins:
- a CDS encoding respiratory chain complex I subunit 1 family protein: protein MDEPVMLSAWGMALLQALLYPALAPLLIGWVRKVKARLHNRRGASVLQPYRDLRKLLAKETRVAHTASPLFRLAPYVVFVATWLAAATVPLVARDLPTAQIADIIVLVGLLGLARFFLALAGMDVGTAFGGMGASREMMVSSLAEPAMLVAVFTLAMSAHSTSLSSVIGYHLTEGFVVRPSYLFAFGALVLVALAESGRIPVDNPTTHLELTMIHEGMLLEYTGRHLALMELAAHLKLMLYGVLIANVFVPWGIGQAFAPVALVLGLGAILLKLAVLGAALAIGETVVAKMRLFRAPAFLNLALLLALLGLLSHVILEVGA, encoded by the coding sequence ATGGATGAACCTGTGATGCTCTCGGCCTGGGGGATGGCGCTGTTGCAGGCGCTGCTCTACCCCGCGCTGGCGCCCTTGCTGATCGGCTGGGTGCGCAAGGTTAAGGCGCGGCTGCACAACCGCCGCGGCGCCTCGGTGCTGCAACCCTACCGCGACCTGCGCAAGCTGCTGGCGAAGGAGACGCGGGTGGCGCACACCGCCTCGCCGCTGTTCCGCCTGGCGCCCTACGTGGTGTTCGTCGCCACCTGGCTGGCCGCGGCCACGGTGCCGCTGGTGGCACGCGATCTGCCGACCGCGCAGATCGCCGACATCATCGTGCTGGTCGGCCTGCTCGGACTGGCGCGCTTCTTCCTCGCCCTGGCGGGGATGGACGTCGGCACCGCCTTCGGCGGCATGGGCGCCTCGCGCGAGATGATGGTCTCGAGCCTCGCCGAGCCGGCGATGCTGGTCGCGGTCTTCACCCTGGCGATGAGCGCCCACAGCACCAGTCTGTCGAGCGTGATCGGCTATCACCTGACCGAGGGCTTCGTGGTCCGGCCCTCCTATCTGTTTGCCTTCGGCGCCCTGGTGCTGGTGGCGCTCGCCGAGAGCGGGCGCATCCCGGTCGACAATCCCACCACCCATCTCGAACTGACGATGATCCACGAGGGCATGCTGCTCGAGTATACCGGCCGCCACCTGGCGCTGATGGAGCTGGCCGCGCACCTCAAGCTGATGCTCTACGGGGTGCTGATCGCCAACGTCTTCGTGCCCTGGGGGATCGGTCAGGCGTTCGCGCCGGTGGCGCTGGTCCTGGGCCTGGGGGCGATCCTGCTCAAGCTCGCGGTGCTCGGCGCGGCGCTCGCCATCGGTGAGACGGTGGTGGCCAAGATGCGGCTGTTCCGCGCCCCGGCCTTCCTCAACCTCGCCCTGTTGCTGGCCCTGCTCGGGCTGCTCAGTCACGTCATCCTGGAGGTGGGCGCATGA
- the hyfB gene encoding hydrogenase 4 subunit B, whose amino-acid sequence MNIHPALSLALLALTLALASALVALPAARRPSLLRWASLPLLGLSGVAASGAGLWALVEGLDLGLVLPLGLPWLPWHLQLDALAGFFLALIGILVTAAGIYGPAYVRGLENGRESLAALGGFSGLFVTGMLLVVLAADAFVFMVAWELMSLASYFLVAFHHDNPANRRAAFLYLLMAHVGGLAILLGFGVLAAFAGGFEFELLRGAALSTPWASLCFALVLLGFGMKAGLVPLHAWLPEAHPVAPSHISALMSGAMLKVAVYGFVRVVFDLIGQFHWQWGVVMLAVGSLSALTGVLFAMMQSDLKRLLAYSSVENLGIIFIALGLAVLFMATAHPTLAALAFVAALYHAINHALFKGLLFLGAGAVLHSTHERDLEQMGGLLRRMPWTGLFFLVGCVAISALPPLNGFVSEWLTFQAALQAWQLDSGVLRSLIPIVSAVLALTGALVAATFVKVYGVAFLGQARSRHVRRARVVPLGMRWGQGLLALFCVLLGVLPTQVIALLDPVAVAVVGTGLPQAAAGGWLWLTPVSAETASYSAPLSILLLALIAGAAILWARRGRVRRVRRCDPWDCGLTPPTPRMQYSAAAFAQPIRRVFALAFAIDERKPAATDTRPRYRLRIADRAWSLLYVPLAQAVESAARRVVLLQSGNVRVYLGWTLATLLVLLWIIS is encoded by the coding sequence ATGAACATCCACCCCGCCCTGTCACTGGCCCTGCTGGCGCTGACCCTGGCGCTGGCCTCGGCGTTGGTCGCGCTGCCGGCGGCGCGCCGCCCGTCTCTGCTGCGTTGGGCCTCGCTGCCGCTGCTCGGGCTCTCCGGGGTGGCGGCGAGCGGCGCCGGACTCTGGGCCCTGGTCGAGGGGCTCGATCTCGGTCTCGTCCTGCCGCTGGGGCTGCCCTGGCTGCCCTGGCACCTCCAGCTCGACGCCCTCGCCGGCTTCTTCCTCGCGCTGATCGGCATCCTCGTCACCGCCGCCGGCATCTATGGCCCGGCCTATGTGCGCGGGCTGGAGAACGGACGCGAGTCGCTCGCCGCGCTCGGCGGCTTCAGCGGGCTGTTCGTCACCGGCATGCTGCTGGTGGTGCTCGCCGCCGACGCCTTCGTGTTCATGGTGGCCTGGGAGCTGATGTCGCTGGCCTCCTATTTCCTCGTCGCCTTCCACCACGACAACCCCGCCAACCGCCGCGCCGCCTTCCTCTACCTGCTGATGGCCCATGTCGGCGGGCTGGCGATTCTGCTCGGCTTCGGCGTGCTCGCCGCCTTCGCCGGCGGCTTCGAGTTCGAGCTGCTGCGCGGCGCGGCGCTGTCGACGCCCTGGGCGAGCCTGTGCTTCGCCCTGGTGTTGCTCGGCTTCGGCATGAAGGCGGGGCTGGTGCCGCTGCACGCCTGGCTGCCCGAGGCGCACCCGGTGGCGCCCTCGCACATCTCGGCGCTGATGTCCGGGGCGATGCTCAAGGTCGCCGTCTACGGCTTCGTCCGCGTGGTCTTCGACCTGATCGGTCAGTTCCACTGGCAGTGGGGCGTGGTGATGCTGGCCGTCGGCAGTCTCTCGGCGCTCACCGGGGTGCTGTTCGCAATGATGCAGAGCGACCTCAAGCGGCTGCTCGCCTACTCCTCGGTGGAGAACCTCGGCATCATCTTCATCGCCCTCGGTCTGGCGGTGCTGTTCATGGCCACCGCCCATCCGACGCTCGCCGCGCTGGCCTTCGTCGCCGCGCTCTATCACGCCATCAACCACGCGCTGTTCAAGGGGCTGCTGTTTCTCGGCGCCGGGGCGGTGCTGCACAGCACCCACGAGCGCGATCTCGAGCAGATGGGCGGACTGTTGCGGCGCATGCCCTGGACCGGGCTGTTCTTCCTCGTCGGCTGTGTCGCGATCTCGGCGCTGCCGCCGCTCAACGGCTTCGTCTCCGAGTGGTTGACCTTTCAGGCCGCGCTCCAGGCCTGGCAGCTCGACAGCGGCGTGCTGCGCAGCCTGATCCCGATCGTCTCGGCGGTGCTCGCGCTCACCGGCGCGCTGGTGGCGGCGACCTTCGTCAAGGTCTATGGCGTCGCCTTCCTCGGCCAGGCGCGCTCGCGTCACGTCCGGCGGGCCCGGGTGGTGCCGCTGGGGATGCGCTGGGGGCAGGGGCTGCTGGCGCTCTTCTGCGTGCTGCTCGGGGTGCTGCCGACCCAGGTGATCGCGCTGCTCGACCCGGTTGCCGTGGCCGTCGTCGGCACCGGGTTGCCGCAGGCGGCCGCCGGTGGCTGGCTGTGGTTGACCCCGGTCTCGGCCGAGACCGCGAGCTACAGCGCGCCGCTGTCGATCCTGCTGCTGGCGCTGATCGCCGGCGCGGCGATCCTCTGGGCACGGCGCGGTCGGGTACGGCGAGTGCGCCGCTGCGACCCCTGGGACTGCGGCCTGACCCCGCCGACGCCGCGGATGCAGTACAGCGCCGCGGCCTTCGCCCAGCCGATCCGCCGGGTGTTCGCGCTCGCCTTCGCGATCGACGAGCGCAAGCCCGCGGCCACCGATACCCGGCCGCGCTATCGCCTGCGCATCGCCGATCGCGCCTGGTCGCTGCTCTATGTGCCGCTGGCCCAGGCGGTGGAGTCGGCCGCGCGCCGGGTGGTGCTGCTGCAGTCGGGGAACGTGCGGGTCTATCTGGGCTGGACCCTGGCGACGCTGCTGGTGCTGTTGTGGATCATCTCGTGA
- a CDS encoding hydrogenase large subunit: protein MNVTDPLADLQGLLTAPGIGATPCATAAGVESCLALPAAHWGLLAELAADAGLRHAGLWADALDDERLRVQALFAAADGYLLAQTEVTGAPPELASHTPLFPGVDRLERHAQDLLGVRFLGHPRGTVRWTRHQAWPETAHPLCPDFPLAGDHPGRTPADGDYPIVRLQGNGVCEVPVGPVHAGVIAPGHFRFQVMGEDVLRLEERLGYVHKGIEKHAVGRDAAGLVRLAARVAADSTVAHAWAACQALERACDTEVPARALYLRALLAERERVANHLGDIGGICNDVGFGFGQSQCALLRERWQRDNANHFGHRLLMDTLVPGGVARDLDPAAPEQLIQAHGELRRVLRRLFDILDDHPPLNDRLLTTGILGRETARTLGCTGYVAKASGLDHDLRHHVPYAPYDRLRLQPAVVEHEGDVAARMRVRMREIHASLGLIEQLLAALPEGAIAMPLTPRPEASALGLVEGWRGESIALVRLDAAGRVARYFPRDPSWFNWPALEHLILGNIVPDFPVCNKSVNGSYSGVDL, encoded by the coding sequence ATGAACGTCACCGATCCGCTCGCCGACCTGCAGGGGCTGCTCACCGCCCCGGGCATCGGCGCCACCCCCTGCGCCACGGCTGCCGGGGTCGAGTCCTGTCTGGCGCTGCCGGCGGCGCACTGGGGCCTGCTCGCCGAACTCGCCGCCGACGCCGGGCTGCGTCACGCCGGGCTCTGGGCCGATGCGCTCGATGACGAGCGGCTGCGCGTGCAGGCGCTGTTCGCCGCCGCCGACGGCTATCTGCTGGCGCAGACCGAGGTGACGGGTGCGCCGCCCGAGCTGGCCTCGCACACCCCGCTCTTCCCCGGTGTCGATCGTCTCGAACGCCATGCCCAGGACCTCCTCGGGGTGCGCTTCCTCGGTCATCCGCGCGGCACGGTGCGCTGGACCCGTCATCAGGCCTGGCCGGAGACGGCCCACCCGCTGTGTCCCGACTTCCCGCTCGCCGGCGACCATCCCGGTCGCACCCCCGCCGATGGCGACTACCCGATCGTGCGGCTGCAGGGCAACGGCGTCTGTGAGGTGCCGGTGGGACCGGTGCACGCCGGGGTGATCGCCCCCGGGCACTTCCGTTTCCAGGTGATGGGCGAGGACGTGCTGCGGCTCGAGGAGCGCCTCGGCTATGTCCATAAGGGTATCGAGAAGCATGCCGTCGGTCGTGATGCGGCGGGGCTGGTGCGACTCGCCGCGCGGGTCGCCGCCGACAGCACCGTGGCCCATGCCTGGGCGGCCTGTCAGGCACTCGAGCGCGCCTGCGACACCGAGGTACCGGCGCGCGCGCTCTATCTGCGCGCGCTGCTCGCCGAGCGCGAGCGGGTGGCCAACCATCTCGGCGACATCGGCGGGATCTGCAACGACGTCGGTTTCGGCTTCGGCCAGAGCCAGTGCGCGCTGCTGCGCGAGCGCTGGCAGCGCGACAACGCCAACCATTTCGGCCATCGTCTGCTGATGGACACCCTGGTCCCCGGCGGCGTGGCGCGCGACCTCGACCCCGCCGCGCCGGAGCAACTCATCCAGGCCCACGGCGAGTTGCGTCGGGTGTTGCGCCGGCTGTTCGACATCCTCGACGACCACCCGCCGCTCAACGACCGTCTGCTCACCACCGGCATCCTCGGGCGCGAGACAGCGCGCACGCTCGGCTGCACCGGCTATGTCGCCAAGGCCAGCGGGCTCGACCACGACCTGCGCCACCACGTCCCCTACGCACCCTACGACCGGCTGCGGCTGCAGCCGGCGGTGGTCGAGCACGAGGGCGACGTGGCGGCGCGGATGCGGGTGCGGATGCGCGAGATCCACGCCAGCCTGGGGCTGATCGAGCAGCTGCTCGCCGCGCTCCCCGAGGGCGCGATCGCGATGCCGCTGACGCCGCGCCCCGAGGCCAGCGCGCTGGGGTTGGTCGAGGGCTGGCGCGGCGAGTCGATCGCGCTGGTGCGGCTCGACGCCGCCGGGCGGGTGGCGCGCTACTTCCCGCGCGACCCGAGCTGGTTCAACTGGCCGGCGCTCGAACACCTGATCCTCGGCAACATCGTCCCCGACTTCCCGGTGTGCAACAAGTCGGTCAACGGCTCCTACTCCGGGGTGGACCTGTAG
- a CDS encoding HDOD domain-containing protein — protein MATASIGIDPTALDALPSPPLVLLELLDAFVDDEVEFETLARICARDPSLTTRMLAIANSAAFRRRAPTFTALERVLVTLGLDTIKTIALTTALVQAFTPERPLSAATLAAFWRHALVTAALARALARTLSIDEPERLYLAGLLHDIGRLVIATQCGEWPPEPPGEGGAARLLVCERERIGVDHCAVGGALLAAWRLPEPLVMAARHHHASLAALADAPSALRLVHLANALDSPHWSEPEALALADALFGLTPTVAQRLHREAEQQVEPLCAALGFESGSAPGAPLARALRDRALVDGLDGQLARAEDEGALLATIARCVVVLFGIDRARFLVAEEGERLRGHDPLMADPGFEAIDCAADGPHLPARAFAGEPCSALLADDDLGVLEHQLAGGAEALYCLPLRAAGVSGAVLVLAPSAVQLARLRERERLLLTFGEVCGRALARQRDQRLLHQRAAQERALLEQARLRQVVHEAGNPLSIAQNYLELLAQRLADDAEANADLLVLREELERVGSILVRLVDGDEAVGAGADEDLAESLRRLVGVLDHALCRPRGIAFSCTCPTSLPPLRLESDALRQVVVNLVRNAAEALGEDGRIAVVLEDGVRVGGRAHVELRVEDDGPGLVAERLETLFQPQQSTKPGHAGVGLTIVRNLVEAAGGLVSCRSRPNAGCRFQILLPLRRP, from the coding sequence ATGGCCACAGCAAGCATTGGTATCGATCCGACCGCGCTCGACGCGCTGCCCTCGCCACCCCTGGTGCTGCTCGAACTGCTCGATGCCTTCGTCGACGACGAGGTCGAGTTCGAGACCCTGGCGCGGATCTGCGCGCGCGACCCGTCGCTGACCACGCGGATGCTGGCGATCGCCAACTCCGCCGCCTTCCGCCGTCGTGCGCCCACCTTCACCGCGCTCGAACGGGTGTTGGTCACGCTCGGGTTGGATACCATCAAGACCATTGCCCTGACCACCGCGCTGGTCCAGGCCTTCACCCCGGAGCGCCCGCTGTCTGCCGCGACGCTCGCCGCCTTCTGGCGTCATGCCCTGGTCACCGCCGCGCTCGCCCGCGCCCTGGCCCGTACCCTCTCCATCGACGAGCCCGAGCGGCTCTATCTCGCTGGTCTGCTGCACGATATCGGCCGCCTGGTGATCGCCACCCAGTGTGGTGAGTGGCCGCCCGAGCCTCCCGGCGAGGGTGGCGCCGCGCGTCTGCTCGTGTGCGAGCGCGAACGGATCGGCGTCGATCACTGCGCCGTGGGTGGCGCGCTGCTCGCTGCCTGGCGGTTGCCGGAGCCACTGGTGATGGCGGCACGCCACCATCACGCCTCGCTCGCGGCACTGGCCGACGCGCCGTCGGCGCTGCGCCTGGTTCACCTGGCCAATGCACTCGACAGCCCGCACTGGAGCGAGCCCGAGGCCCTGGCGTTGGCCGACGCACTGTTCGGTTTGACCCCGACGGTGGCGCAGCGGCTGCACCGCGAGGCCGAGCAACAGGTCGAGCCGCTGTGCGCGGCACTGGGGTTCGAGAGCGGTAGCGCGCCGGGTGCGCCGCTGGCGCGCGCGCTGCGTGATCGCGCGCTGGTCGACGGACTCGACGGCCAGCTCGCCCGCGCCGAGGACGAGGGCGCGTTGCTCGCGACCATCGCGCGCTGCGTGGTGGTACTGTTCGGTATCGACCGGGCACGCTTCCTGGTGGCGGAGGAAGGCGAGCGGTTGCGCGGGCACGACCCGCTGATGGCCGACCCCGGATTCGAGGCGATCGACTGTGCCGCCGACGGTCCGCACCTGCCCGCTCGCGCCTTCGCCGGCGAGCCCTGCTCGGCGCTGCTCGCGGACGACGACCTCGGGGTGCTCGAACACCAGCTCGCCGGCGGCGCCGAGGCGCTCTATTGCCTGCCGCTGCGTGCCGCGGGTGTCTCCGGCGCGGTGCTGGTGCTGGCGCCGAGCGCGGTGCAGCTCGCCCGGCTGCGCGAGCGCGAACGGTTGCTGCTGACCTTCGGCGAGGTCTGTGGTCGGGCGCTGGCGCGCCAGCGCGACCAGCGGTTGCTGCACCAGCGCGCCGCGCAGGAGCGCGCGCTGCTCGAACAGGCGCGACTGCGTCAGGTGGTGCACGAGGCGGGCAATCCGCTGAGCATCGCCCAGAACTATCTCGAACTGCTCGCCCAGCGTCTGGCCGACGACGCCGAGGCCAATGCCGATCTGCTGGTGTTGCGCGAGGAGTTGGAGCGGGTCGGGAGCATCCTGGTGCGCCTGGTCGATGGCGACGAGGCCGTCGGCGCCGGCGCCGACGAGGACCTGGCCGAGTCGCTGCGCCGACTCGTCGGGGTACTCGACCACGCCCTGTGCCGACCGCGCGGGATCGCGTTCAGCTGCACCTGTCCGACCTCACTGCCGCCGCTGCGTCTGGAGAGCGACGCCCTGCGTCAAGTGGTGGTCAATCTGGTGCGCAACGCCGCCGAGGCACTCGGTGAGGACGGACGGATCGCGGTGGTCCTGGAGGACGGGGTGCGGGTTGGCGGTCGTGCCCATGTCGAGTTGCGGGTCGAGGACGACGGTCCGGGGCTTGTCGCCGAGCGGCTGGAGACCCTGTTCCAGCCGCAACAGAGCACCAAGCCGGGACATGCCGGGGTGGGGCTGACCATCGTGCGTAATCTGGTCGAGGCGGCTGGGGGCCTGGTGAGCTGTCGCAGTCGGCCGAACGCCGGTTGTCGCTTTCAGATCCTGCTGCCGTTGCGTCGGCCCTGA
- a CDS encoding NADH-quinone oxidoreductase subunit B family protein, with the protein MFRILNQIVRTGLRTEPVARPDAAGLERLGIELRRRVDARFGHSLAIRQVDAGSCGGCEIEIHALANAYYDLERFGIRFCASPRHADALLVTGPVSRHMEQALRRTWRAMPAPKFVIAAGDCACDGGEFGESYASCGAVERVIPVDVRIPGCPPTPLQLIEGLLAALAQDRD; encoded by the coding sequence ATGTTCCGCATCCTCAACCAGATCGTCCGCACCGGGCTGCGTACCGAGCCGGTCGCCCGCCCCGACGCCGCCGGGCTCGAACGTCTCGGTATCGAGCTGCGCCGCCGGGTCGACGCGCGGTTCGGCCACAGCCTCGCGATCCGTCAGGTCGATGCCGGTTCCTGCGGTGGTTGCGAGATCGAGATCCACGCCCTCGCCAACGCCTATTACGATCTCGAACGCTTCGGCATCCGCTTCTGCGCCTCGCCGCGTCATGCCGACGCGCTGCTGGTCACCGGGCCGGTGTCGCGTCACATGGAGCAGGCGCTGCGCCGCACCTGGCGCGCCATGCCCGCGCCCAAGTTCGTCATCGCCGCCGGTGACTGCGCCTGCGACGGCGGCGAGTTCGGCGAGAGCTATGCCAGCTGCGGCGCGGTCGAGCGGGTGATCCCGGTCGACGTGCGCATCCCCGGCTGCCCGCCCACCCCGCTGCAGCTGATCGAGGGGCTGCTGGCGGCGTTGGCGCAGGATCGCGACTGA
- a CDS encoding polysaccharide deacetylase family protein codes for MSEPRLSILMYHQVGDFAPMRAHRANYCDRRRFSAQMALLARLGYRVIGLDEALAGLRGERTLASRSVVLTFDDGYRNFVDHALPVLARHGFPATVYVISDWVGRRAEWFAKDPGRPVPELMDAAALREVHAAGITIGSHTANHVKLGACEPARQAEELGASRARLEDLLGAPVQHLCYPFGSFDHHTPRLAAAAGYRSATTCLRGAATRADHPLALPRKAISFGDDLLGFWWKVSIKHAPKPDLVSWRARLAGE; via the coding sequence ATGAGCGAGCCCCGTCTCTCGATCCTGATGTATCACCAGGTCGGCGATTTCGCGCCGATGCGCGCGCATCGCGCTAACTACTGCGATCGCCGTCGCTTCAGCGCGCAGATGGCGTTGCTCGCGCGCCTCGGCTATCGGGTGATCGGGCTCGACGAGGCGCTCGCCGGGCTGCGCGGCGAGCGCACGCTGGCGTCGCGCTCGGTGGTGCTGACCTTCGACGACGGCTATCGCAACTTCGTCGACCACGCCCTGCCGGTGCTCGCGCGTCACGGCTTCCCGGCCACCGTCTATGTCATCAGCGATTGGGTCGGGCGTCGCGCCGAGTGGTTCGCCAAGGATCCCGGTCGCCCGGTCCCCGAGCTGATGGACGCCGCCGCGCTGCGCGAGGTCCATGCCGCGGGCATCACCATCGGCTCGCACACCGCCAACCACGTCAAGCTCGGCGCGTGTGAGCCTGCGCGTCAGGCCGAGGAGCTGGGCGCCAGCCGGGCGCGACTCGAAGACCTGCTCGGTGCCCCCGTACAGCACCTCTGCTATCCCTTCGGCAGCTTCGATCATCACACCCCGAGGCTTGCCGCCGCCGCCGGTTATCGCTCGGCGACGACCTGTCTGCGTGGCGCCGCGACCCGTGCCGATCACCCGCTGGCACTGCCGCGCAAGGCGATCTCCTTCGGCGACGATCTGCTCGGTTTCTGGTGGAAGGTCTCGATCAAACACGCCCCCAAGCCTGATCTGGTGAGCTGGCGTGCGCGATTGGCGGGTGAATGA
- a CDS encoding hydrogenase 4 subunit F → MSALILILLLPLAGALALAFVSSVRWAGWINLGVAALTLAAALWLGWAVAAHEVVAGLHFRVDAFNVYLVVLTAFVGLTTAIFSRPYMRHVCASARISPPGVRIYHSMYQTFMLTMLVALTTDNLGVLWVAVEGATLATVLLVSLYRTPEAVEAAWKYFILCGVGIALALFGTVLTYFAAQQVLADPTEGLTWSVLYADAAALDPTVMRIAFVFLLVGYGTKVGLVPMHQWLPDAHSEGPTPMSAVLSGLLLNVALYAVVRLKMLVDGSLAATDTPHLAGALLMGFGLISFLVAGLFLHRQRDIKRMFSYSSIEHMGLMTFAFGLGGPLATFGALLHMLVHSLTKSAIFVTVGHAAHIAGTQSIDRIRGLIRTQPAVGWSLLLGVVAIAGFPPFGVFASEFLLLTATIQTQPWLSVALLGGLAVACAGLFRHVHPMVYGTPPEGQQPVEANMLPVMVHLGLVLWLGLAIPALLAGWLDRATGLIAGSHLL, encoded by the coding sequence ATGAGCGCGCTGATCCTGATCCTGCTGCTGCCGCTGGCCGGGGCGCTGGCACTCGCCTTCGTCAGCTCGGTGCGCTGGGCCGGCTGGATCAACCTCGGCGTCGCCGCACTCACCCTGGCCGCCGCGTTGTGGCTCGGCTGGGCGGTCGCCGCGCACGAGGTGGTCGCCGGGCTGCACTTCAGGGTCGATGCCTTCAACGTCTATCTGGTGGTGCTCACCGCCTTCGTCGGTCTGACCACGGCGATCTTCTCGCGCCCCTACATGCGTCACGTTTGTGCCAGCGCCCGTATCAGCCCGCCCGGGGTGCGCATCTATCACAGCATGTACCAGACCTTCATGCTGACCATGCTGGTGGCGCTCACCACCGACAACCTCGGCGTGCTCTGGGTGGCGGTCGAGGGCGCGACCCTGGCCACGGTGCTGCTGGTCTCGCTCTATCGCACCCCGGAGGCGGTCGAGGCGGCGTGGAAGTACTTCATCCTCTGCGGCGTCGGCATCGCCCTGGCGCTGTTCGGCACCGTGCTGACCTACTTCGCCGCCCAGCAGGTGCTCGCCGACCCCACCGAGGGGCTGACCTGGAGCGTGCTCTACGCCGACGCCGCGGCGCTCGACCCCACGGTGATGCGCATCGCCTTCGTCTTCCTGCTGGTCGGCTACGGCACCAAGGTCGGGCTGGTGCCGATGCACCAGTGGCTGCCCGATGCTCACTCCGAGGGTCCGACGCCGATGTCGGCGGTGCTCTCCGGGCTGCTGCTCAACGTCGCCCTCTATGCCGTGGTGCGGCTGAAGATGCTGGTCGACGGCTCGCTGGCGGCGACCGACACCCCGCACCTGGCCGGTGCGCTGCTGATGGGCTTCGGGCTGATCTCCTTCCTCGTCGCCGGGCTGTTTCTGCACCGCCAGCGCGACATCAAGCGGATGTTCAGCTACTCCTCGATCGAGCACATGGGGCTGATGACCTTCGCCTTCGGGCTCGGCGGGCCGCTGGCCACCTTCGGCGCGCTGCTGCACATGCTGGTGCACTCGCTGACCAAGTCGGCGATCTTCGTCACCGTGGGGCACGCCGCGCACATCGCCGGCACCCAGTCGATCGACCGCATCCGCGGGCTGATCCGTACCCAGCCGGCGGTCGGCTGGTCGCTGTTGCTGGGGGTGGTGGCGATTGCCGGCTTCCCGCCGTTCGGGGTCTTCGCCAGCGAGTTCCTGCTGCTCACCGCCACCATCCAGACCCAGCCGTGGTTGAGCGTGGCGCTGCTCGGCGGGCTGGCGGTGGCCTGTGCCGGGCTGTTCCGTCACGTCCACCCGATGGTCTACGGCACGCCGCCCGAGGGTCAGCAGCCGGTCGAGGCCAACATGCTACCGGTGATGGTCCATCTCGGGCTGGTGCTGTGGCTGGGGCTGGCGATCCCGGCGCTGCTCGCCGGCTGGCTCGACCGGGCGACCGGACTGATCGCGGGGAGTCATCTGCTATGA